In Cycloclasticus sp., a single genomic region encodes these proteins:
- a CDS encoding GGDEF domain-containing protein, translating to MLQQDELRQAAEYLRQVIPMLSQHKLAPTPINYSIFYCYLSGSSQALNEVVDTLISEKKPFSIVIMLELYEKYINGGAPLEQQEKIQQSLEKVMFEASEEVQHVNNGAGEYDNVINKHAATLSSTNDPQTTALILQQIMQDTRKMVKENQTTQARMQETSAEISKMKAELEAVRASAEKDSLTGLKNRGAFDKAMDTAVYGQKKANTTLIMLDIDHFKRVNDNFGHLVGDRIIRYVSALITQIIGSDHHIARYGGEEFAILLTGLAIADVKQLAEKIRTAMCNSKLQRKDRGETIGKVTVSAGIAILINDDSVDSFIERADNALYEAKETGRNKIIVSE from the coding sequence ATGTTACAACAAGACGAACTCAGACAAGCCGCCGAGTACCTTAGACAAGTTATCCCTATGCTATCCCAGCATAAGCTAGCACCCACACCCATCAATTACTCTATATTTTATTGTTACCTATCAGGTTCCTCACAAGCTCTTAATGAAGTAGTCGATACCCTCATTAGCGAGAAAAAGCCCTTTAGCATTGTCATCATGCTTGAGCTGTATGAGAAATACATCAACGGTGGCGCTCCTCTAGAACAACAAGAGAAAATCCAGCAGTCTTTGGAAAAAGTCATGTTTGAGGCTTCAGAAGAGGTACAACACGTTAACAATGGGGCCGGCGAATACGACAACGTTATTAACAAACACGCAGCCACTTTATCGTCCACCAATGACCCACAAACGACTGCGCTTATCCTGCAACAAATAATGCAAGATACTCGCAAAATGGTTAAGGAAAATCAAACAACTCAAGCTCGCATGCAAGAAACGAGCGCTGAAATCAGCAAGATGAAAGCAGAGCTTGAGGCTGTAAGAGCTAGTGCAGAAAAAGACTCTTTAACAGGACTCAAAAATCGAGGCGCTTTTGACAAAGCCATGGACACTGCCGTTTACGGTCAGAAAAAAGCGAATACTACGTTAATCATGCTCGATATCGATCACTTTAAGCGCGTTAACGACAACTTTGGTCACCTTGTAGGCGATCGTATTATTCGTTATGTCTCAGCCCTTATAACCCAGATAATTGGCTCAGATCACCACATCGCTAGGTATGGCGGCGAAGAATTTGCAATCCTTTTAACCGGTTTAGCAATAGCTGACGTAAAACAATTAGCCGAAAAAATACGCACAGCTATGTGTAATAGCAAACTTCAACGCAAAGATAGGGGAGAAACCATCGGCAAAGTCACGGTTTCTGCTGGTATTGCAATTCTCATAAATGATGACAGCGTAGACTCTTTTATAGAACGTGCAGATAATGCTTTGTACGAAGCAAAAGAGACCGGACGAAATAAAATTATCGTATCGGAATAA
- a CDS encoding lytic transglycosylase domain-containing protein, giving the protein MFSIYRIVLFTFLMLPSAQADLYKKTDEHGRVFFTDRPVGGGYRLVMQTPRKGTIKYKNFQQNRRKLTPLIRQKARKHKVDPALVMAVIHAESAYDKNALSMAGAVGLMQLMPATARRFGVSNRNDAAQNVTGGVRYLRHLLERYKFDIRLALAAYNAGESAVSKYGNKVPPYPETQNYVKKVVAYYQNYLSGNKDF; this is encoded by the coding sequence ATGTTTTCTATTTATCGTATTGTATTATTTACATTTTTAATGCTGCCTAGCGCACAGGCGGATTTGTATAAAAAAACGGATGAGCATGGCCGTGTATTTTTTACAGATAGGCCTGTGGGTGGTGGCTATCGGCTGGTTATGCAAACGCCTAGAAAAGGCACGATTAAATATAAAAATTTTCAGCAAAACCGCCGTAAATTAACTCCCTTAATTCGACAGAAAGCAAGAAAGCATAAAGTGGATCCGGCGCTTGTCATGGCAGTAATTCATGCTGAGTCCGCTTATGATAAAAATGCATTATCAATGGCTGGAGCAGTGGGCTTGATGCAGTTGATGCCAGCAACTGCTCGGCGATTTGGGGTTAGTAACCGTAACGATGCGGCGCAAAATGTTACTGGTGGTGTTCGCTATTTGCGGCATTTGTTAGAAAGGTATAAATTTGATATTAGGTTGGCGTTGGCCGCATACAACGCGGGTGAATCAGCTGTTTCAAAGTATGGGAACAAGGTGCCGCCATATCCAGAAACGCAAAATTATGTTAAAAAAGTTGTGGCTTATTACCAAAATTATTTAAGTGGGAATAAGGACTTTTAG
- the gloA gene encoding lactoylglutathione lyase yields the protein MRLLHTMLRVADLDRSIQFYTEVLGMTLLRKRDFKEARFTLAFVGFKAESEEAVIELTHNWDVGEYDQGNAFGHIAIQVDDVYEACELIRQKGGEITREAGPMKGTDSILAFVKDPDGYSIELLN from the coding sequence ATGCGTTTATTACACACGATGTTACGTGTAGCTGATTTAGATCGTTCAATTCAGTTTTATACTGAGGTGCTTGGAATGACATTGCTGAGAAAGCGGGATTTCAAAGAGGCTCGGTTCACGCTGGCGTTTGTTGGGTTTAAAGCAGAAAGTGAAGAAGCGGTTATTGAATTAACGCATAATTGGGATGTTGGAGAATACGATCAAGGGAATGCGTTTGGACATATTGCTATACAGGTTGATGATGTATACGAAGCCTGTGAATTGATACGACAAAAAGGTGGTGAAATAACACGAGAAGCCGGTCCAATGAAGGGTACTGACAGCATTTTAGCGTTTGTTAAAGACCCTGATGGGTACTCGATAGAGCTATTGAATTAG
- a CDS encoding Maf family nucleotide pyrophosphatase — protein sequence MKKNPKLVLASSSPFRKELLEKIYATFDTASPDIDESSKPNETPLTLSKRLATEKASALAINFPDHLIIGSDQVAMLGDRQLTKPGSFEKSIQQLTLSSGNTITFYTSLCVLNSKTNETIIDTDICSVHMKNLSLEEITNYVKRDKPYGCAAAFKSEGLGIALFEKIEGDDPNALVGLPLIKLANILNTMGIKVL from the coding sequence ATGAAAAAAAATCCAAAATTAGTATTAGCTTCTAGCTCTCCTTTCCGAAAAGAGCTGCTGGAAAAAATTTACGCAACTTTTGACACCGCATCGCCGGATATAGATGAGTCAAGCAAACCAAACGAAACACCGCTAACACTGTCAAAACGACTTGCTACTGAAAAAGCGAGCGCTCTAGCCATAAATTTTCCAGACCACCTCATTATTGGTTCCGATCAAGTCGCCATGCTCGGCGACAGACAATTAACCAAACCCGGCTCATTCGAGAAATCCATTCAACAACTAACGCTTTCTTCTGGGAACACTATTACCTTCTACACCAGCCTATGTGTTCTAAATTCTAAAACTAACGAAACAATCATCGATACAGACATTTGTAGCGTTCACATGAAAAACCTATCTTTAGAAGAAATAACAAACTACGTCAAACGCGATAAACCATATGGTTGCGCTGCTGCTTTTAAGTCAGAGGGCTTAGGCATTGCCTTGTTTGAAAAAATTGAAGGTGACGACCCAAATGCCCTTGTCGGCCTACCATTAATTAAGTTGGCGAATATACTAAATACAATGGGCATCAAGGTTCTTTAA
- a CDS encoding DUF177 domain-containing protein: protein MSKSLQIEVDPLLCASQERVITGALPYEELKQIQGDIESSSLPIKVDLMFSRAGKFVVLTGRISANLVLQCAACLESMDFSVEIDVKLAIINDEALMTLVPDGYEPYLYEGDRLLMSDVVEAEVVLILPSIGRHEVCPVELPKSSASKDFVHETEKKKNPFEALEKLKLN from the coding sequence ATGAGCAAATCATTACAGATAGAAGTTGATCCGTTACTGTGCGCAAGTCAGGAGCGAGTTATCACAGGTGCGCTACCTTACGAGGAATTGAAACAGATTCAAGGTGATATCGAGTCATCTAGTTTACCCATAAAGGTGGATTTAATGTTTTCGAGAGCTGGTAAATTTGTTGTTTTGACGGGTCGGATTTCAGCTAATCTCGTGTTACAATGCGCCGCCTGCTTGGAATCAATGGATTTTTCAGTAGAAATAGACGTTAAATTGGCGATTATTAATGATGAGGCGCTGATGACTTTGGTGCCGGATGGTTATGAGCCCTATTTGTATGAAGGGGATCGATTGCTGATGAGTGATGTTGTTGAAGCTGAAGTCGTTTTAATACTTCCAAGCATCGGCAGACACGAAGTTTGTCCGGTAGAACTACCAAAAAGTAGTGCAAGTAAAGATTTCGTGCATGAAACGGAAAAGAAGAAAAATCCGTTTGAGGCGCTAGAAAAGTTAAAGTTGAATTGA
- the rpmF gene encoding 50S ribosomal protein L32 — MAVQKSKKSRSKRGMRRSHDALTAETLSVEPTTGEVHLRHHVSADGFYRGEQVVADKD; from the coding sequence ATGGCAGTACAAAAAAGTAAAAAATCACGTTCAAAACGCGGCATGCGTCGTTCACACGATGCGCTAACAGCAGAAACATTGTCTGTTGAGCCAACAACGGGCGAAGTCCACTTACGTCATCACGTAAGTGCTGACGGTTTCTACCGTGGCGAACAAGTCGTAGCTGATAAAGACTAG
- a CDS encoding beta-ketoacyl-ACP synthase III — translation MFNAKITGTGSYLPEKIVTNKDFESILDTSDEWIYARTGIRQRHVIAEDESTSSMAEIAANNALEAAGVNASEIDLIIVGTSSPDRVFPSTACILQNRLGVGDCAAFDVQAACSGFIYALGIANQFIKSGGARKALVIGAEANSRILDYADRSTCVIFGDGAGAVVVEATEELGILSTHLHSDGQYKDLLYINNPIKDQKQDGDQAYMTMHGNDVYKVAVKTLSRIVDETLAANNMLKSDIDWLIPHQANIRIISSVAKKLGMPMEKVVLTIEEQGNTSAASVPLALDKAVRDGRIKKGETVLMEAFGGGFVWGSALVII, via the coding sequence ATGTTTAATGCGAAAATAACGGGTACAGGTAGTTACCTACCTGAAAAAATAGTTACAAATAAAGACTTTGAATCCATTCTAGATACGTCTGATGAATGGATTTATGCGCGAACGGGTATAAGGCAACGACACGTCATCGCTGAGGATGAGTCTACCTCTAGCATGGCGGAAATTGCAGCTAATAATGCGCTAGAGGCAGCAGGTGTTAACGCTTCTGAAATTGACTTGATTATAGTTGGCACAAGTTCGCCCGATAGGGTCTTTCCAAGTACAGCATGTATTTTGCAAAACAGGTTAGGGGTGGGTGATTGTGCCGCCTTTGATGTTCAGGCAGCTTGCTCAGGCTTTATTTATGCATTGGGGATTGCAAACCAGTTTATAAAATCGGGCGGCGCTAGGAAAGCGCTAGTTATTGGTGCGGAAGCAAATTCAAGAATTCTAGATTATGCTGATCGCAGTACATGCGTCATCTTTGGCGATGGTGCTGGTGCAGTGGTGGTTGAAGCAACTGAAGAGCTTGGCATATTATCAACGCATCTGCATTCAGACGGTCAATATAAAGACCTTCTATACATAAATAATCCGATTAAAGACCAAAAGCAAGATGGTGATCAAGCCTACATGACAATGCACGGTAATGACGTGTATAAAGTGGCGGTTAAAACCTTAAGTCGCATCGTTGATGAAACGCTTGCGGCCAATAATATGCTTAAATCAGATATTGATTGGCTAATACCGCATCAAGCTAACATCAGGATTATATCGTCGGTTGCTAAGAAGCTTGGTATGCCGATGGAAAAGGTTGTCCTAACAATCGAAGAGCAAGGTAATACCTCGGCAGCATCAGTTCCTTTAGCACTTGATAAAGCCGTCAGAGATGGCAGAATTAAAAAAGGTGAAACGGTATTGATGGAGGCGTTTGGTGGGGGCTTCGTTTGGGGGTCCGCCTTAGTAATAATATAA
- the fabD gene encoding ACP S-malonyltransferase: MSANKIAIVFPGQGSQAVGMLGDLAVNYSQIQETFDEASESLGRDLWALAQNGPAEKLNQTQNTQPLVLTASVAMWRVLQSQLDIKPVLMAGHSLGEYTALVCAGSLNFVDAVKLVEQRAMFMQQAVPEGEGAMAAILGLEVADLIAICDKAAEGEIVSAVNFNAPGQVVIAGNTAAVNRAIDLAKEQGAKRALSLPVSVPSHCALMLPAAEKLLDAMSRVDFVSPNVPVLHNTNVAEHSNVADIQQALGQQLHTPVRWVETVETMANAGVNVLIECGPGKVLSGLNKRIDKSLELYSSGDERSFNKIVEGLL; the protein is encoded by the coding sequence ATGTCAGCAAATAAAATAGCAATAGTATTTCCAGGTCAAGGTTCTCAAGCCGTCGGTATGCTGGGTGATCTTGCAGTTAATTATAGCCAGATTCAAGAAACATTTGATGAGGCGTCAGAGTCATTAGGTAGAGATTTATGGGCGCTAGCTCAAAATGGTCCTGCTGAAAAACTCAATCAAACACAGAATACGCAACCGCTGGTTCTTACAGCCAGTGTAGCGATGTGGCGTGTACTGCAGTCTCAATTGGATATTAAGCCAGTTTTGATGGCCGGTCATAGCTTGGGTGAATATACGGCGCTCGTTTGTGCAGGCAGTTTAAACTTTGTCGATGCGGTCAAGTTGGTTGAGCAGCGTGCAATGTTTATGCAACAGGCAGTTCCAGAAGGTGAAGGTGCAATGGCTGCAATATTAGGTCTTGAGGTTGCGGATTTAATCGCTATTTGTGATAAGGCGGCAGAGGGTGAAATAGTATCTGCGGTTAACTTTAATGCGCCAGGGCAGGTTGTTATTGCTGGTAATACTGCGGCCGTTAACCGAGCCATTGACCTTGCTAAAGAACAAGGTGCAAAACGCGCATTATCGTTACCAGTTAGCGTTCCATCACATTGTGCGTTGATGCTTCCAGCAGCAGAAAAATTATTGGATGCGATGTCTAGAGTTGACTTTGTTTCTCCCAATGTCCCAGTGTTACACAATACCAACGTGGCTGAACACAGCAATGTAGCTGATATTCAGCAGGCATTAGGACAGCAACTGCATACACCCGTTCGTTGGGTCGAAACTGTTGAAACAATGGCTAATGCTGGTGTCAATGTATTGATTGAATGTGGTCCAGGAAAGGTGCTTAGCGGGCTGAATAAACGAATTGATAAATCATTAGAGTTATATTCGTCAGGTGACGAACGCTCCTTTAATAAGATAGTAGAGGGATTATTATGA
- the fabG gene encoding 3-oxoacyl-ACP reductase FabG, translating to MNDKTIALVTGASRGIGKAIALQLVADGFYVIGTATSEGGAAAISAYLADSGKGMELNVTNAESIQSVLKDISVSVGAPTVLVNNAGITRDNLMLRMKDDEWDDIISTNLSSIFRVSKGCLRGMMKNKKGRIVSIASVVGVTGNAGQANYAAAKAGIIGFSKSLAKEVGSRNITVNTVAPGFIDTDMTKALSEDQRTTLLSGVPLGRLGDAEEIANAVSFLCSDKAAYITGETLHVNGGMYMC from the coding sequence ATGAATGATAAAACAATAGCGCTGGTTACCGGCGCAAGTCGTGGAATTGGTAAGGCGATTGCACTGCAATTAGTCGCAGATGGCTTTTACGTAATAGGGACGGCAACATCTGAAGGCGGCGCGGCTGCAATATCTGCCTACTTGGCGGATTCGGGTAAAGGTATGGAGTTAAATGTAACCAATGCAGAGTCTATCCAATCGGTGCTGAAGGATATTAGCGTGAGTGTTGGCGCTCCAACGGTATTAGTGAACAACGCGGGTATTACTCGAGACAATCTCATGCTCAGAATGAAAGATGATGAATGGGATGATATTATTTCAACCAATTTAAGTTCAATCTTTCGTGTGAGTAAAGGCTGTTTACGCGGCATGATGAAAAATAAAAAAGGACGGATTGTTAGCATAGCGTCCGTCGTTGGTGTCACAGGTAATGCCGGTCAAGCCAACTACGCAGCAGCTAAGGCCGGTATTATTGGTTTTAGTAAGTCCCTAGCAAAAGAAGTAGGCTCAAGAAATATTACAGTCAATACGGTAGCGCCAGGCTTTATTGATACTGATATGACAAAAGCTTTGAGCGAAGACCAAAGGACCACTTTATTATCAGGGGTACCTCTTGGGCGCCTTGGTGATGCGGAAGAAATTGCAAACGCTGTGTCTTTCTTATGTTCAGACAAGGCAGCTTATATAACAGGTGAGACATTACATGTTAATGGTGGCATGTACATGTGCTAG
- the acpP gene encoding acyl carrier protein, which translates to MSNIEERVKKIVAEQLGVKEEEVTNEASFIDDLGADSLDTVELVMALEEEFDCEIPDEQAEGITTVQQAIDYVTNNAE; encoded by the coding sequence ATGAGTAATATTGAAGAACGCGTCAAAAAGATCGTTGCAGAACAGCTTGGTGTTAAAGAAGAAGAAGTAACAAACGAAGCTTCATTCATCGATGACCTAGGTGCAGATTCATTAGACACTGTTGAATTAGTCATGGCTCTTGAAGAAGAGTTTGATTGCGAAATTCCAGATGAGCAAGCAGAAGGTATTACAACTGTTCAACAAGCAATTGACTACGTTACTAATAACGCAGAATAA
- the fabF gene encoding beta-ketoacyl-ACP synthase II — MSKRRVVVTGLGLLSPVGGNVSDSWENILKGKSGIGPITRFDTSDFPSKFAGAVKDFDVNDYLSRKDAKKMDPFIHYGVAAGMQALDDSGIEVTDENAERIGVAIGAGIGGISGIEQGFEGFQKGGPRKISPFFVPSNIINMISGNLSILRGLKGPNFAIVTACTTGAHNIGDAMRIIQYGDADVMVAGGAEMATSVTSYGGFSSARALSRRNDSPETASRPWDKDRDGFVLSDGAGVLVLEEYEHAKKRGAKIYAELAGYGMSSDAFHMTMPSKNGDGAYRCMRNALKDASLNPEQVSYINAHGTSTPAGDLAETHAAKTLLGDKAYKVPMSSTKSMTGHMLGAAGGAEAVFSVLALCDQVAPPTINQFTPDPECDLDYVPNEARNMDIDVVVSNSFGFGGTNGTLVFKKL, encoded by the coding sequence GTGTCTAAACGTAGAGTAGTAGTAACAGGGTTAGGTTTGTTATCACCCGTTGGTGGTAATGTTTCGGATTCTTGGGAAAATATCTTAAAAGGCAAAAGTGGCATTGGCCCGATTACTCGGTTTGATACGAGTGACTTCCCGTCAAAATTTGCAGGAGCAGTTAAAGATTTTGACGTCAATGATTACTTGTCCCGCAAAGATGCTAAAAAAATGGATCCTTTTATCCATTATGGTGTTGCTGCAGGGATGCAGGCATTAGATGATTCAGGAATTGAAGTCACGGATGAAAATGCTGAACGAATTGGTGTCGCAATTGGCGCTGGTATCGGTGGTATTTCAGGTATAGAACAAGGATTCGAAGGTTTCCAGAAAGGTGGCCCAAGAAAAATTTCTCCTTTCTTTGTGCCATCAAATATCATCAATATGATCTCTGGCAACCTGTCTATACTGCGTGGGTTAAAAGGTCCAAACTTTGCTATTGTGACGGCCTGTACAACAGGCGCGCATAATATTGGTGATGCAATGCGCATTATTCAATACGGTGATGCAGATGTAATGGTGGCTGGTGGTGCTGAAATGGCAACATCGGTTACTTCATATGGTGGTTTTTCTTCAGCACGTGCCCTTTCTCGTCGAAATGATTCTCCTGAAACTGCGAGTCGGCCTTGGGATAAAGACCGTGATGGTTTTGTCTTGAGTGATGGTGCAGGTGTGTTGGTACTGGAAGAATACGAACACGCTAAGAAACGTGGCGCAAAAATTTATGCTGAACTAGCCGGTTATGGGATGAGTTCCGATGCTTTTCATATGACGATGCCGTCTAAAAATGGAGACGGTGCTTATCGTTGCATGAGAAACGCACTAAAGGATGCCTCTTTAAACCCTGAGCAAGTGAGTTATATCAATGCCCATGGGACATCTACGCCAGCTGGTGATCTCGCTGAAACGCATGCAGCAAAAACATTGTTAGGTGATAAAGCTTATAAAGTTCCTATGAGTTCAACTAAATCAATGACAGGTCATATGCTTGGTGCGGCCGGTGGAGCTGAAGCGGTATTTTCTGTGTTGGCACTATGCGATCAAGTAGCCCCACCGACAATTAATCAATTTACCCCTGATCCAGAATGTGATTTGGATTATGTGCCGAATGAAGCACGTAATATGGATATAGATGTTGTTGTGTCAAATTCATTTGGATTTGGTGGTACAAACGGCACACTTGTATTCAAAAAACTTTAG
- a CDS encoding aminodeoxychorismate synthase component I: protein MTLVIEDCGHFAKAKVPFGIDLLDCHAVDSKRYPFLLESHGVSRSNDSFDILFAFPGETIELSNPKDVSFFSRFDQAFNQDKQQNKTNVLPFTGGWFVFLSYELVGLIEQKLSGIRKDGSLPLASAVRIPAAIIKSHKDQTCWIVCESGQEALIEQTWADIQRLIKHEISLPLVTLEEDNPKLFLDGVKKIKSYLLEGDTLQVNLSRQWKGSITDDSRYLDVYRSLRMHNPSPFAGLACYGDSVICSSSPERLVKCTEDTVEMRPIAGTRPRDDDAAVDKSSAEELLLNSKENAEHIMLIDLIRNDLGRICKTGTVTVDEKMAIESYAAVHHLVSNVSGKLIDNTTPSDVIKAVFPGGTITGCPKVRCMEIIHELEDSPRGAYTGSMGYINRNGDLDLNILIRTFTVKGQELSLRTGAGIVADSIAERELEETRHKAKALLAALNIYEA, encoded by the coding sequence GTGACACTGGTTATAGAGGATTGCGGGCATTTCGCAAAAGCAAAAGTTCCGTTCGGTATTGACCTTCTCGACTGCCATGCAGTTGATTCTAAGCGGTATCCTTTTCTATTAGAAAGCCATGGTGTCAGCCGTTCAAATGATAGCTTCGATATACTATTCGCCTTTCCGGGCGAGACAATAGAGTTAAGCAATCCTAAAGATGTTAGTTTTTTTTCAAGGTTTGATCAAGCTTTTAATCAAGATAAGCAGCAAAACAAAACTAATGTATTGCCATTTACGGGTGGCTGGTTTGTCTTTTTAAGTTATGAACTGGTTGGGTTAATTGAGCAAAAACTCTCAGGTATTCGTAAGGATGGTAGTTTACCTCTTGCTAGTGCGGTTCGAATTCCTGCCGCAATTATAAAAAGCCACAAAGATCAAACCTGTTGGATTGTTTGCGAGTCTGGGCAAGAGGCTTTAATTGAACAAACTTGGGCGGATATTCAACGACTTATTAAACACGAAATAAGTTTGCCGTTAGTCACTCTTGAGGAAGATAATCCTAAGCTGTTTCTTGATGGGGTAAAAAAGATTAAGTCCTACTTATTAGAAGGCGATACTCTGCAAGTAAATTTATCCAGACAGTGGAAAGGGAGTATCACAGATGACAGCCGTTATTTAGACGTTTACCGCTCTTTAAGAATGCATAACCCATCACCGTTTGCAGGCCTTGCTTGCTATGGCGATAGTGTCATCTGTTCGTCATCACCTGAGCGGTTAGTGAAGTGTACGGAAGATACGGTAGAAATGCGGCCAATTGCTGGTACGCGGCCTAGAGATGATGATGCTGCGGTTGATAAAAGTTCTGCTGAGGAATTATTGCTTAATTCTAAAGAAAATGCCGAACATATTATGTTGATTGACCTTATTCGTAATGACTTAGGGCGAATTTGTAAAACAGGTACGGTAACGGTTGATGAAAAAATGGCGATAGAATCTTACGCCGCTGTTCACCACCTTGTTTCAAACGTATCGGGAAAGTTGATCGATAATACGACGCCATCGGACGTTATTAAAGCGGTTTTCCCTGGTGGTACTATTACGGGTTGTCCTAAAGTTCGTTGCATGGAGATTATTCATGAACTGGAGGATTCTCCACGAGGTGCGTATACAGGATCGATGGGGTACATTAATCGCAACGGTGACCTTGATCTAAACATATTGATTCGAACGTTTACGGTTAAAGGCCAAGAGCTTAGCTTGCGCACAGGAGCTGGAATTGTGGCTGATTCAATAGCTGAAAGAGAATTAGAAGAAACTCGACATAAAGCAAAAGCATTATTAGCTGCGTTAAATATTTATGAAGCCTAG
- the pabC gene encoding aminodeoxychorismate lyase yields the protein MKPRILINGEFGQFIDPLDRGFQYGDGLFETILVEQGCPCFLEEHLQRLQRGCEVLGFPPADEDTIEREILQLINLRQSGVVKILLSRGVGDRGFLPPENPEITRLISFSAADLAISKLLTSFDLVLCDTQLSRQPLLAGIKHLNQLERVLARSELKERVTPCEGLMLDVEGVVIEGTMSNVFIVRKGILLTPKLNNAGVSGIIRNYLINQADREGIDCRVVELTLDDMKNADEIFMTNSLMPVRTVRKFSIDDTDFSKDDETYAQWALNSVLVATHNQIAEHSNNK from the coding sequence ATGAAGCCTAGGATTTTAATTAATGGTGAATTTGGGCAATTCATCGACCCGCTTGATAGAGGCTTTCAATATGGTGATGGGCTTTTTGAAACCATTTTGGTTGAGCAGGGTTGTCCATGTTTCTTAGAAGAGCACCTTCAGCGTCTACAAAGAGGTTGTGAGGTACTTGGGTTTCCTCCAGCCGATGAGGATACTATTGAAAGAGAAATTTTACAGCTAATAAACTTGAGGCAGAGTGGTGTTGTAAAAATTTTACTCTCAAGAGGGGTTGGAGACAGGGGCTTTTTGCCCCCAGAAAACCCAGAAATAACACGGCTTATTTCATTTTCTGCTGCTGATCTTGCTATCAGTAAATTGCTAACTAGTTTTGACTTAGTGTTATGTGATACCCAACTTAGCCGCCAGCCATTGTTAGCGGGTATTAAACACCTCAATCAATTAGAACGTGTGTTGGCGCGTAGTGAATTGAAAGAGAGGGTGACACCTTGCGAAGGCTTGATGCTTGACGTTGAAGGCGTTGTGATTGAAGGTACGATGAGTAATGTATTCATTGTTCGCAAGGGTATTTTATTAACACCTAAGTTAAACAATGCAGGTGTGTCGGGTATTATTCGTAATTACCTGATTAACCAAGCGGATAGAGAGGGAATAGATTGTAGGGTGGTAGAATTAACTCTTGACGATATGAAAAATGCGGATGAAATATTTATGACCAATAGCTTAATGCCGGTGCGTACCGTTAGAAAATTTAGCATTGACGATACTGATTTCTCGAAAGATGATGAAACGTATGCGCAGTGGGCGTTGAACAGTGTTTTAGTAGCAACCCATAACCAAATAGCGGAACATTCGAATAACAAATGA